Proteins from a single region of Geothrix sp. PMB-07:
- a CDS encoding bifunctional YncE family protein/alkaline phosphatase family protein, whose amino-acid sequence MTRFRPFLPFMAVLALTLSAQGQDRVGTASEGATLVATGQRVRPAGKVLAFPGRPLDLALAQDGSTLLAKTDEGVLVLDPGAWTLRQSLPYAPKDSASMHGLALAPDGRSAWVSTGNGFLAELRLRGQVWSWGRRIGLPSKDKGSAYPCGLALSADGRMAYVALSRANALAVVDLVEGRLQSQISVGVAPYAVALSADGARAYVSNWGGRLPRAGERSMASSGTPVLVDGGGLPASGTVSQVDVAAGKVVAEVEVGLHPAQILLDEARGRIFVANANSDSVSILGMADVKVRETVSLRPDPALPFGSLPNAMALTPDGQKLLVANGGNNAVAVVELAKAAMVAGFIPTGWFPAAVATDGKALFIANAKGDGSRQGEPGHRKWAVGLQRGSLQKVALPTPAELKAYSADAAALSLEPQALRSLERGRRGLKPRPVPARVGEPSVFKHVVYVLKENRTYDQVFGDLKQANGDPDLCIYGRDITPNHHALAEGFVLLDNYYCNGIVSADGHQWATQGITSDYQEKAFGEWARSYDFGTDPLAFAPTPFLWDQALLRGLSFRNYGEFDFPTASPKVTWDDFRQSGAGATFQQSISLEALRPYTSPTFPGWEMRIPDQVRVDAFLKEFREAEASGQWPNLIFVYLPQDHTRGTAPGAPTPRAHLADNDLALGRLVEAISKSRFWKDTCIFVNEDDPQDGFDHVDGHRSLCLVISPYTKRGKVVSRFYNQTSVLHTMELMLGLPPMNQLDGAAPAMQACFTAKPDFRPFQALPNRVPLEEKNPSGPAISMDFSRPDRIDDNALNRVLWMAEKGAAPYPAHLAGGHGKGLKRLGLKLDTQSATEDDD is encoded by the coding sequence ATGACCCGCTTCCGCCCATTCCTTCCCTTCATGGCCGTGTTGGCTCTGACACTGAGCGCCCAGGGGCAGGACCGGGTGGGAACGGCTTCGGAGGGAGCCACGCTGGTGGCCACCGGTCAGCGGGTGCGCCCAGCGGGGAAGGTGCTGGCTTTCCCGGGGCGTCCACTGGATCTGGCGCTGGCGCAGGATGGATCGACCCTGCTGGCAAAGACCGATGAAGGTGTTCTGGTGCTGGATCCGGGAGCCTGGACCCTGCGTCAAAGCCTGCCCTACGCGCCCAAGGACAGTGCCTCCATGCATGGCTTGGCCCTGGCGCCCGATGGCCGCAGCGCCTGGGTCAGCACCGGCAACGGCTTCCTGGCCGAGCTTCGGCTCAGGGGCCAGGTCTGGTCTTGGGGCCGCCGCATCGGCTTGCCTTCCAAGGACAAGGGATCCGCCTATCCCTGCGGATTGGCCCTGAGCGCCGATGGACGCATGGCCTATGTCGCCCTTTCACGCGCCAACGCGCTGGCGGTGGTGGATCTGGTCGAGGGTCGCCTGCAATCGCAGATCTCCGTGGGCGTGGCGCCCTACGCCGTGGCCCTGAGCGCAGATGGAGCCAGGGCCTACGTCTCCAACTGGGGAGGCCGGTTGCCACGAGCCGGAGAGCGGAGCATGGCCTCCTCCGGAACGCCGGTGCTGGTGGATGGCGGCGGCCTTCCCGCCAGCGGCACCGTGAGCCAGGTGGACGTCGCCGCGGGCAAGGTGGTGGCTGAAGTCGAGGTGGGCCTGCATCCTGCGCAGATCCTCCTGGATGAGGCGCGGGGCCGCATCTTCGTGGCCAATGCCAATTCAGACAGCGTGTCCATTCTGGGCATGGCGGATGTCAAGGTGCGGGAAACCGTCTCTCTCCGCCCCGACCCGGCCTTGCCGTTCGGCAGTCTGCCCAATGCCATGGCTCTGACGCCGGATGGTCAGAAACTCCTGGTTGCCAATGGCGGCAACAACGCCGTGGCCGTGGTGGAGCTGGCCAAGGCGGCGATGGTGGCCGGATTCATCCCCACAGGCTGGTTCCCGGCGGCGGTGGCCACCGATGGCAAGGCCCTCTTCATTGCCAATGCCAAGGGGGATGGTTCCCGGCAAGGTGAACCCGGCCACCGCAAGTGGGCCGTGGGATTGCAGCGCGGCAGCCTTCAGAAGGTGGCCCTGCCCACCCCGGCCGAATTGAAGGCATATTCGGCGGATGCTGCTGCCCTCAGCCTGGAACCCCAGGCCCTGCGCAGCCTGGAGCGGGGGCGGCGGGGCCTGAAGCCCCGGCCGGTGCCTGCGCGGGTGGGTGAGCCCTCGGTGTTCAAGCATGTGGTCTACGTGCTGAAGGAGAACCGCACCTATGACCAGGTGTTCGGAGATTTGAAGCAGGCCAACGGCGATCCCGATCTTTGCATCTACGGCCGGGACATCACGCCCAACCACCATGCCCTGGCCGAGGGGTTTGTGCTGCTGGACAACTACTACTGCAACGGCATCGTCTCCGCAGATGGCCACCAGTGGGCCACCCAGGGCATCACCAGCGACTACCAGGAGAAGGCCTTCGGGGAGTGGGCGCGCAGCTACGATTTCGGCACCGATCCCCTGGCCTTCGCGCCCACGCCCTTTCTGTGGGACCAGGCGCTTCTGCGGGGCCTCAGCTTCCGTAACTACGGAGAATTCGATTTCCCCACGGCTTCCCCGAAGGTCACCTGGGATGATTTCCGGCAGAGCGGGGCAGGGGCGACTTTCCAGCAGAGCATCTCCCTCGAGGCCCTTCGTCCCTACACATCGCCCACGTTCCCCGGGTGGGAAATGCGGATTCCCGATCAGGTGCGGGTGGATGCCTTCCTGAAGGAATTCCGCGAGGCCGAGGCCAGCGGCCAGTGGCCGAACCTCATCTTTGTCTATCTGCCCCAGGATCACACCCGCGGTACTGCGCCCGGGGCACCCACTCCCCGCGCCCACTTGGCCGACAACGATCTGGCTTTGGGCCGCCTGGTCGAGGCCATTTCCAAGAGCCGCTTCTGGAAGGACACCTGCATCTTCGTGAACGAGGATGACCCCCAGGATGGCTTCGATCACGTGGACGGCCACCGCTCCCTATGCCTGGTGATCAGTCCCTACACCAAGCGGGGCAAGGTGGTATCGCGCTTCTACAACCAGACCTCCGTCCTCCACACGATGGAGCTCATGCTGGGCCTGCCGCCCATGAACCAGTTGGATGGGGCCGCTCCAGCCATGCAGGCCTGTTTCACCGCCAAGCCGGATTTCCGCCCCTTCCAGGCCCTTCCCAATCGGGTTCCGCTGGAAGAAAAGAATCCCAGCGGGCCGGCCATCTCCATGGATTTCAGCCGACCTGACCGCATCGACGACAACGCCCTGAATCGCGTGCTTTGGATGGCGGAGAAGGGCGCCGCGCCCTACCCGGCCCACCTCGCTGGAGGCCATGGGAAGGGGCTGAAACGCCTGGGCCTGAAATTGGATACCCAGTCGGCGACCGAAGACGACGACTGA
- a CDS encoding NAD-dependent epimerase/dehydratase family protein, producing the protein MRVLVTGGAGFIGSHAADRCLRDGHEVAVLDNLRSGSRSQVDARAEFIEMDTRDARLESAMAKFRPEAILHFAAQIDVRISCKDPIFDAEENILATLRLVEAGLANGLKHFVFASSGGAIYGEAAGPQSEAHPEVPINPYGVAKLAVDKYLHAYAVQRGLASCSLRFSNVYGPRQGAKGEAGVIAVFCKRLRDGHAPLVNGDGLQTRDFVYAPDLADAASKVLAQRATGVYNLSTGRETSILDVARSLCIHAGVDFADIQHAPAIQGEQRRSVLDASKAERELGWKSATPLSVGMGDTYRWFEQNREVR; encoded by the coding sequence ATGCGAGTCCTGGTCACCGGCGGGGCCGGTTTCATTGGTAGCCACGCGGCGGATCGGTGTCTGCGGGATGGGCACGAAGTGGCCGTCCTGGATAACCTCAGGAGCGGTTCGCGGAGCCAGGTGGATGCCCGTGCGGAGTTCATCGAGATGGACACCCGGGATGCGCGGCTGGAAAGCGCCATGGCGAAGTTCCGGCCCGAAGCCATTCTCCACTTCGCCGCCCAGATCGATGTGCGCATCAGCTGCAAGGATCCGATCTTCGATGCGGAGGAAAACATCCTGGCCACCTTGCGGCTCGTCGAGGCGGGCCTGGCCAACGGCCTGAAGCATTTTGTCTTCGCCAGCAGCGGCGGAGCCATCTACGGCGAGGCCGCGGGCCCCCAATCCGAGGCCCATCCCGAGGTGCCCATCAACCCCTACGGCGTGGCCAAGCTGGCTGTGGACAAGTATCTTCACGCCTACGCGGTGCAGCGGGGCCTGGCCAGCTGCAGCCTTCGCTTCTCCAACGTCTACGGTCCACGCCAGGGCGCCAAGGGCGAGGCGGGCGTCATTGCCGTGTTCTGCAAACGGCTGCGTGACGGCCATGCCCCCTTGGTGAACGGCGATGGCCTGCAGACGCGGGATTTCGTCTATGCGCCCGATCTGGCGGACGCTGCCTCCAAGGTGTTGGCGCAGCGGGCCACAGGTGTCTACAACCTCTCCACGGGACGGGAAACCTCCATCCTGGATGTGGCCCGTTCGCTCTGCATCCATGCGGGCGTTGATTTCGCCGACATCCAGCACGCTCCCGCAATTCAGGGTGAGCAGCGGCGTTCAGTGCTGGACGCTTCCAAGGCCGAGCGGGAACTGGGCTGGAAGTCGGCGACGCCACTCTCTGTGGGCATGGGGGATACCTACCGCTGGTTCGAGCAGAACCGGGAGGTCCGATGA
- a CDS encoding beta-N-acetylhexosaminidase yields MCLKIPLRFALPLALLTFAPAFLAAQDLIPLPSQMKVSGGRVALGPATRLVATGAARPVAERLRAYLEPATGLPLAIQEQGRHDAILLTLDPKAEALGAEGYRLEAAGDRIDIRAYKPAGLFYGIQTLRQLLGSDAFRQARVAGVSWSVPACVIEDRPRFSWRGSHLDVGRHFLPKDFIKKHLDLMALHKLNVFHWHLTEDQGWRLEIKKYPKLTEVGAWRKETVLPIYARADFPSQRLFDGLPHGGFYTQEDVKEIVAYAADRFITVVPEIEMPGHSTAAIAAYPELGNFPDHKVEVGTAWGVFRSTYGVEDSNIQFLKDVLDEVMAIFPSATIHIGGDECPKSEWAKSERALARMKREGIVPTATTLTDLQNYRNEKGEPAEHPALHKLQAWFIRQFDSYLASKGRRLMGWSEILEGGLAPNAAVMSWLGEDAGIEGAKAGHDVVMAPESHTYFDYYQSKGNEPMAIGGFTPLEKAYGYDPMPTGLNAAQQSHILGVQGQLWTEFIATPAKVEYMAWPRLAALAEVGWSPREKRDFREFQGRLKTHLKRLDVLTVNYRPLDGAKSLPR; encoded by the coding sequence ATGTGCCTGAAGATTCCGCTCCGCTTCGCCCTTCCACTGGCTTTGCTCACGTTCGCCCCTGCGTTCCTGGCGGCCCAGGATCTCATCCCGCTGCCTTCCCAGATGAAGGTCTCCGGCGGACGCGTGGCTCTGGGGCCTGCCACCCGGCTGGTGGCCACTGGGGCTGCGCGCCCCGTGGCGGAGCGGCTCCGGGCCTACCTGGAGCCCGCCACTGGCCTGCCGCTCGCCATTCAAGAACAAGGCCGTCACGATGCCATCCTGCTGACCTTGGATCCCAAGGCCGAGGCCCTCGGCGCTGAGGGCTACCGCCTGGAGGCGGCCGGTGACCGCATCGACATCCGCGCCTACAAACCAGCAGGTCTCTTCTACGGCATTCAGACCCTGCGCCAACTGCTCGGCAGTGACGCGTTCCGGCAGGCCAGGGTCGCCGGTGTGTCCTGGTCTGTTCCCGCCTGTGTGATCGAGGACCGGCCCCGGTTCTCTTGGCGCGGCAGCCACCTCGATGTGGGCCGCCATTTCCTGCCCAAGGATTTCATCAAGAAGCACCTGGACCTCATGGCCCTGCACAAGCTCAACGTCTTCCACTGGCACCTCACCGAGGACCAGGGCTGGCGTCTGGAGATCAAGAAATACCCGAAGCTCACCGAAGTGGGCGCCTGGCGCAAGGAAACGGTCCTGCCCATTTATGCGCGGGCCGATTTCCCCAGCCAGCGGCTGTTCGACGGCCTGCCGCACGGTGGTTTCTACACCCAGGAAGATGTGAAGGAAATCGTCGCCTACGCGGCGGATCGGTTCATCACGGTGGTTCCCGAGATCGAGATGCCCGGGCATAGCACCGCGGCCATCGCCGCCTATCCAGAGCTGGGGAACTTCCCCGACCACAAGGTGGAGGTCGGAACCGCCTGGGGCGTCTTCCGTTCGACCTATGGGGTGGAGGATTCCAACATCCAGTTCTTGAAGGATGTGCTTGATGAAGTGATGGCGATCTTTCCTTCTGCCACCATCCACATCGGAGGCGATGAGTGTCCCAAATCCGAATGGGCCAAGAGCGAGCGGGCGTTGGCCCGGATGAAGCGGGAAGGCATCGTGCCGACCGCCACCACGCTGACCGACCTTCAGAATTACCGCAACGAGAAGGGTGAGCCCGCTGAGCATCCCGCCCTCCACAAACTCCAGGCCTGGTTCATTCGGCAATTCGACAGCTACCTGGCCTCCAAGGGCCGAAGGCTCATGGGCTGGTCCGAGATTTTGGAAGGAGGCCTGGCGCCAAACGCCGCCGTGATGAGCTGGCTGGGCGAGGATGCGGGCATCGAAGGCGCCAAGGCGGGGCATGACGTGGTGATGGCACCTGAAAGCCACACGTACTTCGACTACTACCAGTCCAAAGGGAACGAGCCCATGGCCATCGGGGGGTTCACGCCCCTTGAAAAGGCCTACGGGTACGACCCCATGCCGACGGGCCTGAACGCCGCCCAGCAGAGCCACATCCTCGGTGTGCAGGGGCAGCTGTGGACCGAATTCATCGCCACGCCGGCCAAGGTGGAGTACATGGCCTGGCCCCGCCTGGCAGCCCTGGCGGAAGTGGGCTGGAGCCCCCGGGAAAAGCGCGATTTCCGCGAATTCCAGGGGCGCCTCAAGACCCACCTGAAACGCCTGGATGTCCTGACCGTCAACTACCGCCCCCTGGACGGGGCCAAGTCGCTTCCCCGTTGA
- a CDS encoding response regulator translates to MTKVLIIDDSQMMRLYLRRCLEKGGYEVEDWMPLSAMEIPDRLRDTAPDLVLTDYAMTGCNGATVARMAHKAAPDLPVVVLTAFTDEDMEANLLRLGARAVLHKPITPEQLNQAIQEVLERSAEEVGA, encoded by the coding sequence ATGACGAAAGTCTTGATCATTGATGACAGCCAGATGATGCGCCTCTACCTCCGCCGCTGCCTTGAGAAGGGCGGCTACGAGGTAGAGGATTGGATGCCGCTTTCGGCCATGGAAATCCCTGACCGCCTCCGGGACACAGCGCCCGATCTCGTCCTGACCGACTACGCCATGACAGGCTGCAACGGCGCCACCGTGGCCCGCATGGCGCATAAGGCGGCTCCTGACCTGCCCGTGGTGGTGCTCACCGCCTTCACCGATGAGGACATGGAGGCCAACCTCTTGAGGCTGGGGGCGCGAGCCGTCCTGCATAAACCCATCACCCCTGAGCAGCTGAATCAGGCGATTCAGGAGGTGCTGGAGCGGAGCGCGGAAGAGGTGGGGGCCTGA
- a CDS encoding NTP transferase domain-containing protein yields the protein MSPERVVPELVVMAAGMGSRFGGLKQLEPVGPDGETVMDYALYDARRAGVKRVVFVIRKDIEAAFRAQVGQRYERWMEVAYAFQEMEDLPEGHAVPEGRSKPWGTGHAVLAARHEVKSPFLVINADDFYGAEAFRSLVQWLSQPVPEEACAFAMVAFRLENTLSENGSVARGLCEVTPSGQLSRVVEHAGLRRNPEGPGAVEEGPDGGLLHFSGQEPVSMNFWGFRPAFFPELGRRFRAFLETWGGHPKAEYFLPSVVDQMIQEGQAQVTVLNTPDPWFGVTYKEDKALVQQRIRALIDAGAYPASLWNDHDR from the coding sequence ATGAGCCCCGAACGGGTGGTGCCGGAACTGGTGGTGATGGCCGCGGGCATGGGCAGCCGCTTCGGCGGTTTGAAGCAGCTGGAGCCTGTGGGCCCCGATGGCGAAACGGTCATGGACTACGCGCTGTACGATGCCCGCCGCGCGGGCGTGAAGCGGGTGGTCTTCGTCATCCGCAAGGATATCGAGGCCGCTTTCCGCGCCCAGGTGGGCCAGCGCTACGAGCGGTGGATGGAGGTGGCCTACGCCTTTCAGGAGATGGAGGATCTGCCTGAAGGCCACGCGGTGCCCGAGGGGCGGTCCAAGCCATGGGGCACCGGCCATGCGGTGCTGGCGGCCCGGCATGAGGTGAAGTCACCCTTCCTGGTGATCAACGCCGACGATTTTTACGGCGCGGAAGCCTTCCGCAGTCTCGTTCAGTGGCTGTCCCAGCCTGTGCCTGAGGAAGCCTGCGCCTTCGCCATGGTGGCGTTCCGCCTCGAGAACACCCTTTCCGAGAATGGTTCTGTGGCGCGTGGCCTCTGTGAAGTCACTCCCAGCGGGCAGCTCTCCCGGGTGGTGGAACACGCGGGCCTTCGCCGGAACCCTGAGGGGCCCGGCGCGGTGGAAGAGGGACCTGATGGGGGCCTGCTCCACTTCAGCGGCCAGGAGCCCGTCTCCATGAACTTCTGGGGGTTCCGGCCCGCCTTCTTCCCGGAATTGGGGCGCCGCTTCAGGGCTTTCCTGGAAACCTGGGGTGGGCATCCCAAGGCGGAGTATTTCCTGCCCTCCGTGGTGGATCAAATGATCCAGGAAGGGCAGGCTCAGGTAACGGTTCTGAACACGCCGGATCCCTGGTTCGGCGTCACCTACAAGGAAGACAAGGCGCTGGTCCAGCAGCGGATCCGGGCCCTCATCGATGCGGGTGCCTATCCCGCCAGCCTGTGGAATGACCATGACCGCTGA
- a CDS encoding phosphotransferase enzyme family protein, giving the protein MTADRNLPVEVARRFQLLGDVLSAEPYGTGHINHTYAVTCDQAGEPVRYLLQRLNTNVFKTPRGLMNNIQEVTGHIRAKLEARGLPFTRRVLTLLPVRETGAFFLDDPDLGFWRCYLFIEGARTYDVVERTEQAFEAAKAFGAFQSLLADYQGPELQETIPDFHHTPRRLEALKAAVAQDPLGRAKDCEVDILFALEREPLAHRLVDLQTQGAIPTRITHNDTKLNNVMLDDATGTGVCVIDLDTVMPGLSLCDFGDMVRTACNPLAEDDADTRKMVARGDMFEALACGYLQGTEGALLPVERENLVVAGELLTYECGIRFLTDFLLGDTYFRTHRPGQNLDRARNQFALVRSLEQQENTFMDRIRNLV; this is encoded by the coding sequence ATGACCGCTGACCGGAACCTCCCCGTTGAAGTCGCGCGCCGCTTCCAGTTGCTGGGCGACGTGCTTTCGGCTGAGCCCTACGGCACCGGCCACATCAACCACACCTATGCCGTGACCTGCGACCAGGCCGGCGAACCTGTGCGCTACCTTCTCCAGCGCCTGAACACCAACGTCTTCAAGACGCCCCGCGGGCTCATGAACAACATCCAGGAAGTGACTGGGCATATCCGCGCCAAGCTGGAAGCGCGGGGTCTGCCCTTCACCCGCCGGGTGCTGACGCTGCTGCCGGTGCGGGAGACCGGAGCCTTCTTTCTGGATGATCCCGACCTGGGCTTCTGGCGCTGCTACCTCTTCATCGAGGGGGCGCGCACCTACGATGTGGTGGAGCGCACCGAGCAGGCTTTTGAAGCGGCCAAGGCCTTCGGCGCCTTCCAGAGCCTGCTGGCGGACTACCAGGGGCCCGAACTGCAGGAGACCATTCCTGACTTCCACCACACGCCCCGGCGCCTGGAGGCGCTGAAGGCTGCCGTGGCCCAGGATCCCCTGGGCCGGGCCAAGGATTGCGAGGTGGACATCCTGTTCGCTCTGGAGCGTGAGCCGCTTGCGCACCGCCTGGTGGATCTCCAGACGCAGGGGGCCATTCCCACCCGCATCACGCACAATGACACCAAGTTGAACAACGTGATGCTGGATGACGCCACAGGCACGGGCGTTTGCGTCATCGACTTGGATACGGTGATGCCGGGCCTCTCCCTCTGTGATTTCGGCGACATGGTGCGCACGGCCTGCAATCCCTTGGCAGAGGATGATGCCGACACGCGCAAGATGGTGGCCCGGGGCGACATGTTCGAGGCGCTGGCCTGTGGCTACTTGCAGGGCACAGAAGGCGCACTGCTGCCCGTGGAGCGGGAGAACCTGGTGGTGGCGGGCGAACTGCTCACTTACGAGTGTGGCATCCGCTTCCTCACGGATTTCCTGCTGGGTGACACCTATTTCCGCACGCATCGGCCCGGCCAGAACCTGGATCGTGCCCGCAATCAGTTCGCCCTGGTCCGCAGTCTGGAACAGCAGGAGAACACCTTCATGGATCGCATCCGGAATCTCGTCTAA
- a CDS encoding beta-galactosidase family protein, translating to MKRLLTLLCTLVLAAGPGSAKAPKAAPFAIQGERFLVDGKPFIVRSGEMHYPRVPRAFWRDRMKKMRAMGLNTLCTYVFWNLHEPEPGRFDFSGDLDLAAYLRTAQEEGLKVILRPGPYICTEWEFGGLPGWLVKEADMKVRTADPRFLAAAAKYLKRVGQEVDALQADRGGPIVMVQVENEYGSFGKDMAYKQAIRQAMVDAGFRAQFYTSDGPGQDMLAGGTFPDLLPTVNFGAGPECAEAFAELDKFRKGIPKMCGEYWAGWFDHYGKAHHTTDPKEGAEGVTWMLQRGISFNLYMFHGGTNFGFMNGANWTGRYAPDTTSYDYDVMLDEAGRPTPKFFAYREAIQPFLAKGEKLPELPAPQPLIEIPAIRFTESAALSQLLKAPVHAEAPLAMEALGQSYGYVLYRHAVSETSREVLEVKDVRDYAVVLQGARRIGSLDRRLRQSCLDVDVKAGETLDILVENTGRINFDKAMLEERKGILGAVTLGGKALKGWDCYSLPLSDLSGLRFQAGEVTAPAFHRATFDLTNVGDTFLDLRGWGKGQVFVNGRNLGRHWNLGPMDTLYCPATYLQAGRNEVIVLELEPASQREIRGLKNPVLSQGLGR from the coding sequence ATGAAACGCCTTCTCACCCTTCTCTGCACCCTGGTGCTTGCGGCTGGACCTGGTTCCGCGAAGGCGCCCAAGGCTGCGCCCTTTGCGATCCAGGGGGAACGGTTCCTGGTCGACGGCAAGCCCTTCATCGTGCGCAGCGGGGAGATGCACTACCCCCGCGTGCCTCGCGCCTTCTGGCGTGACCGCATGAAGAAGATGCGGGCCATGGGGCTGAACACGCTCTGCACCTACGTCTTCTGGAACCTGCACGAGCCCGAGCCGGGCCGCTTCGATTTCAGCGGCGACCTCGACCTGGCAGCCTACCTGCGCACGGCGCAGGAGGAGGGTCTGAAGGTGATCCTCCGGCCCGGGCCGTACATCTGCACCGAGTGGGAGTTCGGCGGCCTGCCTGGCTGGCTGGTGAAGGAGGCGGACATGAAGGTCCGCACGGCGGATCCCCGTTTCCTGGCCGCAGCCGCCAAATACCTCAAGCGCGTGGGCCAGGAAGTGGACGCGCTCCAGGCGGATCGCGGCGGCCCCATCGTCATGGTGCAGGTGGAAAACGAGTACGGCTCCTTCGGCAAGGACATGGCCTACAAGCAGGCCATCCGCCAGGCCATGGTGGACGCGGGCTTCCGTGCGCAGTTCTACACCAGTGACGGCCCTGGCCAGGACATGCTGGCGGGCGGCACCTTCCCGGACCTGCTGCCCACGGTGAACTTCGGGGCCGGTCCCGAATGCGCCGAAGCCTTCGCGGAGCTGGACAAGTTCCGCAAGGGCATTCCCAAGATGTGCGGTGAATACTGGGCCGGGTGGTTCGACCACTACGGCAAGGCCCATCACACCACCGACCCCAAGGAGGGCGCCGAGGGCGTCACCTGGATGCTGCAGCGGGGCATCAGCTTCAACCTCTACATGTTCCACGGCGGCACGAATTTCGGCTTCATGAACGGTGCCAACTGGACGGGCCGCTACGCCCCCGACACCACCAGCTACGACTACGACGTGATGCTGGACGAGGCAGGCCGACCCACGCCCAAATTCTTCGCCTACCGCGAGGCCATCCAGCCCTTCCTGGCCAAGGGCGAAAAGCTGCCGGAGCTGCCCGCACCACAGCCTCTGATCGAGATACCCGCCATCCGATTCACCGAGAGTGCGGCGCTTTCCCAGCTGCTCAAGGCACCGGTGCACGCCGAAGCGCCTTTGGCGATGGAAGCCCTGGGGCAAAGCTACGGGTATGTGCTCTACCGTCACGCGGTGTCCGAGACCTCTCGCGAAGTACTGGAGGTGAAGGATGTCCGCGATTACGCGGTGGTGCTGCAGGGCGCTCGGCGCATCGGCAGCCTGGACAGGCGCCTGCGGCAGAGCTGCCTGGATGTGGATGTGAAGGCTGGTGAAACGCTGGACATCCTGGTGGAGAACACCGGGCGCATCAACTTCGACAAGGCCATGCTGGAGGAGCGCAAGGGCATTCTGGGGGCCGTGACGCTGGGCGGCAAGGCGCTGAAGGGGTGGGACTGCTACAGCCTGCCTCTGTCAGATCTCAGTGGCCTTCGCTTCCAGGCTGGTGAAGTGACCGCGCCCGCTTTCCACCGGGCCACCTTCGACCTGACCAATGTGGGTGATACCTTCCTGGATCTGCGCGGCTGGGGCAAGGGGCAGGTCTTCGTCAATGGCCGGAACCTGGGCCGCCATTGGAACCTGGGGCCCATGGACACCCTCTACTGCCCTGCCACCTACCTGCAGGCGGGTCGCAACGAAGTGATCGTGCTCGAGCTGGAACCCGCCTCTCAGCGTGAGATCCGGGGGCTTAAAAACCCGGTGCTCAGTCAGGGGCTTGGGCGGTAG